A window of bacterium genomic DNA:
ACGCGCTGCGCCGGCGCCTTGTCGAGTACGTCCGGCGCCGGCGTCTCGTCCGTGGAGAGGGCGAGGTATGAACTGCCGCGAGTGCACCGATCTCATGTGGCAGTACGTCGACGGCGAGCTCGATCTGGACTCCAGCGGTGAGCTGCAGAAGCACCTCGCGCAATGTCGCGAGTGTCTCTCCCAGGCCGAACTCGAGCGCCGCCTCAAGGAGACGATGCGGCGAGCATGCGGGGGTGAGCACGCGCCCGCACGGCTCCGCGAGCGCCTCGCGAAGATCCTTCAGCTTTATTAGCCAGATTCCGCCCCGCCGTCGGGGC
This region includes:
- the rsrA gene encoding mycothiol system anti-sigma-R factor, which codes for MNCRECTDLMWQYVDGELDLDSSGELQKHLAQCRECLSQAELERRLKETMRRACGGEHAPARLRERLAKILQLY